The proteins below come from a single Xiphophorus couchianus chromosome 20, X_couchianus-1.0, whole genome shotgun sequence genomic window:
- the uba3 gene encoding NEDD8-activating enzyme E1 catalytic subunit isoform X2, with protein sequence MAEMDEPMIVDGVCGGSCEWEGRWNHVKKFLERSGPFTHSDFEPSAECLQFLIDTCKILVIGAGGLGCELLKDLALSGFRNIDVVDMDTIDVSNLNRQFLFRSKDVGRPKADVAADFINSRIPGCRVVPHFKKIQDLDETFYRQFHIIVCGLDSIVARRWMNGMLLSLLVYEDGEVDQTSVVPLVDGGTEGFKGNARVILPGLTACVDCTLELYPPQINFPMCTIATMPRLPEHCVEYVRILQWPKEMPFGDGVALDGDDPEHIQWVFQRSLERSAEFNITGVTYRLTQGVVKRIIPAVASTNAVIAAACATEVFKLATSAYVPLSNYMVFNDVDGLYTYTFEAERKENCSACSQIPQDLRFTPSSTLQEVLNYLTESASLQMKSPAVTATVEGKSKTLYLQSVASIEQRTRPNLSKSLRELGLTDGQELAVADVTTPQTMLFRLCFTS encoded by the exons ATGGCGGAGATGGACGAGCC CATGATTGTTGACGGAGTCTGTGGAGGCAGCTGTGAATGGGAAGGTCGATGGAATCACGTCAAAAAGTTCCTTGAGCGGTCAGGGCCGTTCACGCATTCCGACTTTGAGCCCAGCGCAGAG TGCTTGCAGTTTCTGATAGACACCTGTAAAATCCTGGTCATCGGTGCTGGTGGGCTGGGATGTGAGCTGCTGAAAGACCTG GCTTTATCAGGTTTCCGAAACATTGATGTAGTTGACATGGACACGATAGATGTTTCCAACCTGAATCGCCAGTTCCTTTTCAG ATCAAAAGACGTAGGCCGGCCCAAGGCGGATGTTGCAGCAGATTTTATCAACAGCCGAATACCAGGGTGCCGCGTAGTACC gcattttaagaaaattcaaGACTTGGATGAAACGTTCTACAGAC AATTCCACATTATCGTCTGTGGGCTTGACTCCATCGTTGCCAGGAGGTGGATGAATGGCATGCTG CTATCTTTGCTCGTGTATGAGGATGGCGAAGTGGATCAAACCTCGGTTGTCCCACTTGTTGATGGCGGGACCGAAGGCTTTAAAGGCAACGCCAGGGTCATTCTCCCAGGCTTGACAGCCTGCGTTGACTGTACACTTGAACTTTATCCTCCCCAG ATCAACTTCCCCATGTGCACAATAGCAACGATGCCTCGTTTGCCGGAACATTGCGTCGAATATGTACGGATACTACAGTGGCCAAAGGAGATGCCTTTTGGAG ACGGTGTAGCCTTGGACGGAGATGACCCAGAGCACATCCAGTGGGTGTTCCAGAGATCTCTGGAGAGGTCTGCAGAGTTCAACATAACAGGAGTCACTTACAGACTTACACAGG GTGTTGTCAAACGAATAATTCCAGCTGTTGCTTCTACGAATGCTGTCATTGCTG CTGCTTGTGCAACAGAGGTTTTCAAACTAGCAACAAG CGCCTACGTACCTCTTAGCAATTACATGGTGTTCAATGATGTGGACGGCTTATACACTTACACTTTTGAGGCAGAACGGAAG GAAAACTGCTCAGCCTGCAGTCAGATACCTCAGGATCTGCGCTTCACTCCTTCTTCTACCCTTCAGGAGGTTCTGAACTACCTCACTGAGAGCGCCTCCCT GCAAATGAAATCACCTGCTGTAACAGCAACTGTTGAAGGAAAGAGCAAAACTTTATATTTGCAG tCGGTTGCTTCAATCGAACAAAGGACACGGCCAAACCTTTCCAAAAGCTTGAGAG agctGGGCCTGACGGACGGACAAGAACTGGCCGTGGCCGATGTCACCACACCCCAAACCATGTTGTTCCGACTCTGCTTTACCTCATAA
- the uba3 gene encoding NEDD8-activating enzyme E1 catalytic subunit isoform X4: protein MAEMDEPEKKRRRVVELTENMIVDGVCGGSCEWEGRWNHVKKFLERSGPFTHSDFEPSAECLQFLIDTCKILVIGAGGLGCELLKDLALSGFRNIDVVDMDTIDVSNLNRQFLFRSKDVGRPKADVAADFINSRIPGCRVVPHFKKIQDLDETFYRQFHIIVCGLDSIVARRWMNGMLLSLLVYEDGEVDQTSVVPLVDGGTEGFKGNARVILPGLTACVDCTLELYPPQINFPMCTIATMPRLPEHCVEYVRILQWPKEMPFGDGVALDGDDPEHIQWVFQRSLERSAEFNITGVTYRLTQGVVKRIIPAVASTNAVIAAACATEVFKLATSAYVPLSNYMVFNDVDGLYTYTFEAERKENCSACSQIPQDLRFTPSSTLQEVLNYLTESASLQMKSPAVTATVEGKSKTLYLQSVASIEQRTRPNLSKSLRELGLTDGQELAVADVTTPQTMLFRLCFTS from the exons ATGGCGGAGATGGACGAGCC ggagaagaaaagaaggagagTAGTGGAGCTGACTGAGAA CATGATTGTTGACGGAGTCTGTGGAGGCAGCTGTGAATGGGAAGGTCGATGGAATCACGTCAAAAAGTTCCTTGAGCGGTCAGGGCCGTTCACGCATTCCGACTTTGAGCCCAGCGCAGAG TGCTTGCAGTTTCTGATAGACACCTGTAAAATCCTGGTCATCGGTGCTGGTGGGCTGGGATGTGAGCTGCTGAAAGACCTG GCTTTATCAGGTTTCCGAAACATTGATGTAGTTGACATGGACACGATAGATGTTTCCAACCTGAATCGCCAGTTCCTTTTCAG ATCAAAAGACGTAGGCCGGCCCAAGGCGGATGTTGCAGCAGATTTTATCAACAGCCGAATACCAGGGTGCCGCGTAGTACC gcattttaagaaaattcaaGACTTGGATGAAACGTTCTACAGAC AATTCCACATTATCGTCTGTGGGCTTGACTCCATCGTTGCCAGGAGGTGGATGAATGGCATGCTG CTATCTTTGCTCGTGTATGAGGATGGCGAAGTGGATCAAACCTCGGTTGTCCCACTTGTTGATGGCGGGACCGAAGGCTTTAAAGGCAACGCCAGGGTCATTCTCCCAGGCTTGACAGCCTGCGTTGACTGTACACTTGAACTTTATCCTCCCCAG ATCAACTTCCCCATGTGCACAATAGCAACGATGCCTCGTTTGCCGGAACATTGCGTCGAATATGTACGGATACTACAGTGGCCAAAGGAGATGCCTTTTGGAG ACGGTGTAGCCTTGGACGGAGATGACCCAGAGCACATCCAGTGGGTGTTCCAGAGATCTCTGGAGAGGTCTGCAGAGTTCAACATAACAGGAGTCACTTACAGACTTACACAGG GTGTTGTCAAACGAATAATTCCAGCTGTTGCTTCTACGAATGCTGTCATTGCTG CTGCTTGTGCAACAGAGGTTTTCAAACTAGCAACAAG CGCCTACGTACCTCTTAGCAATTACATGGTGTTCAATGATGTGGACGGCTTATACACTTACACTTTTGAGGCAGAACGGAAG GAAAACTGCTCAGCCTGCAGTCAGATACCTCAGGATCTGCGCTTCACTCCTTCTTCTACCCTTCAGGAGGTTCTGAACTACCTCACTGAGAGCGCCTCCCT GCAAATGAAATCACCTGCTGTAACAGCAACTGTTGAAGGAAAGAGCAAAACTTTATATTTGCAG tCGGTTGCTTCAATCGAACAAAGGACACGGCCAAACCTTTCCAAAAGCTTGAGAG agctGGGCCTGACGGACGGACAAGAACTGGCCGTGGCCGATGTCACCACACCCCAAACCATGTTGTTCCGACTCTGCTTTACCTCATAA
- the uba3 gene encoding NEDD8-activating enzyme E1 catalytic subunit isoform X1, with protein sequence MFTVDIIAIYARLITDFIYPGAVEGGNMSRSVRNACLKNMIVDGVCGGSCEWEGRWNHVKKFLERSGPFTHSDFEPSAECLQFLIDTCKILVIGAGGLGCELLKDLALSGFRNIDVVDMDTIDVSNLNRQFLFRSKDVGRPKADVAADFINSRIPGCRVVPHFKKIQDLDETFYRQFHIIVCGLDSIVARRWMNGMLLSLLVYEDGEVDQTSVVPLVDGGTEGFKGNARVILPGLTACVDCTLELYPPQINFPMCTIATMPRLPEHCVEYVRILQWPKEMPFGDGVALDGDDPEHIQWVFQRSLERSAEFNITGVTYRLTQGVVKRIIPAVASTNAVIAAACATEVFKLATSAYVPLSNYMVFNDVDGLYTYTFEAERKENCSACSQIPQDLRFTPSSTLQEVLNYLTESASLQMKSPAVTATVEGKSKTLYLQSVASIEQRTRPNLSKSLRELGLTDGQELAVADVTTPQTMLFRLCFTS encoded by the exons aTGTTCACTGTTGACATAATAGCTATTTATGCAAGACTAATCACCGATTTTATCTACCCAGGAGCTGTTGAGGGAGGAAACATGAGTCGAAGTGTCAGAAACGCCTGTctcaaaaa CATGATTGTTGACGGAGTCTGTGGAGGCAGCTGTGAATGGGAAGGTCGATGGAATCACGTCAAAAAGTTCCTTGAGCGGTCAGGGCCGTTCACGCATTCCGACTTTGAGCCCAGCGCAGAG TGCTTGCAGTTTCTGATAGACACCTGTAAAATCCTGGTCATCGGTGCTGGTGGGCTGGGATGTGAGCTGCTGAAAGACCTG GCTTTATCAGGTTTCCGAAACATTGATGTAGTTGACATGGACACGATAGATGTTTCCAACCTGAATCGCCAGTTCCTTTTCAG ATCAAAAGACGTAGGCCGGCCCAAGGCGGATGTTGCAGCAGATTTTATCAACAGCCGAATACCAGGGTGCCGCGTAGTACC gcattttaagaaaattcaaGACTTGGATGAAACGTTCTACAGAC AATTCCACATTATCGTCTGTGGGCTTGACTCCATCGTTGCCAGGAGGTGGATGAATGGCATGCTG CTATCTTTGCTCGTGTATGAGGATGGCGAAGTGGATCAAACCTCGGTTGTCCCACTTGTTGATGGCGGGACCGAAGGCTTTAAAGGCAACGCCAGGGTCATTCTCCCAGGCTTGACAGCCTGCGTTGACTGTACACTTGAACTTTATCCTCCCCAG ATCAACTTCCCCATGTGCACAATAGCAACGATGCCTCGTTTGCCGGAACATTGCGTCGAATATGTACGGATACTACAGTGGCCAAAGGAGATGCCTTTTGGAG ACGGTGTAGCCTTGGACGGAGATGACCCAGAGCACATCCAGTGGGTGTTCCAGAGATCTCTGGAGAGGTCTGCAGAGTTCAACATAACAGGAGTCACTTACAGACTTACACAGG GTGTTGTCAAACGAATAATTCCAGCTGTTGCTTCTACGAATGCTGTCATTGCTG CTGCTTGTGCAACAGAGGTTTTCAAACTAGCAACAAG CGCCTACGTACCTCTTAGCAATTACATGGTGTTCAATGATGTGGACGGCTTATACACTTACACTTTTGAGGCAGAACGGAAG GAAAACTGCTCAGCCTGCAGTCAGATACCTCAGGATCTGCGCTTCACTCCTTCTTCTACCCTTCAGGAGGTTCTGAACTACCTCACTGAGAGCGCCTCCCT GCAAATGAAATCACCTGCTGTAACAGCAACTGTTGAAGGAAAGAGCAAAACTTTATATTTGCAG tCGGTTGCTTCAATCGAACAAAGGACACGGCCAAACCTTTCCAAAAGCTTGAGAG agctGGGCCTGACGGACGGACAAGAACTGGCCGTGGCCGATGTCACCACACCCCAAACCATGTTGTTCCGACTCTGCTTTACCTCATAA
- the uba3 gene encoding NEDD8-activating enzyme E1 catalytic subunit isoform X3, producing the protein MIVDGVCGGSCEWEGRWNHVKKFLERSGPFTHSDFEPSAECLQFLIDTCKILVIGAGGLGCELLKDLALSGFRNIDVVDMDTIDVSNLNRQFLFRSKDVGRPKADVAADFINSRIPGCRVVPHFKKIQDLDETFYRQFHIIVCGLDSIVARRWMNGMLLSLLVYEDGEVDQTSVVPLVDGGTEGFKGNARVILPGLTACVDCTLELYPPQINFPMCTIATMPRLPEHCVEYVRILQWPKEMPFGDGVALDGDDPEHIQWVFQRSLERSAEFNITGVTYRLTQGVVKRIIPAVASTNAVIAAACATEVFKLATSAYVPLSNYMVFNDVDGLYTYTFEAERKENCSACSQIPQDLRFTPSSTLQEVLNYLTESASLQMKSPAVTATVEGKSKTLYLQSVASIEQRTRPNLSKSLRELGLTDGQELAVADVTTPQTMLFRLCFTS; encoded by the exons ATGATTGTTGACGGAGTCTGTGGAGGCAGCTGTGAATGGGAAGGTCGATGGAATCACGTCAAAAAGTTCCTTGAGCGGTCAGGGCCGTTCACGCATTCCGACTTTGAGCCCAGCGCAGAG TGCTTGCAGTTTCTGATAGACACCTGTAAAATCCTGGTCATCGGTGCTGGTGGGCTGGGATGTGAGCTGCTGAAAGACCTG GCTTTATCAGGTTTCCGAAACATTGATGTAGTTGACATGGACACGATAGATGTTTCCAACCTGAATCGCCAGTTCCTTTTCAG ATCAAAAGACGTAGGCCGGCCCAAGGCGGATGTTGCAGCAGATTTTATCAACAGCCGAATACCAGGGTGCCGCGTAGTACC gcattttaagaaaattcaaGACTTGGATGAAACGTTCTACAGAC AATTCCACATTATCGTCTGTGGGCTTGACTCCATCGTTGCCAGGAGGTGGATGAATGGCATGCTG CTATCTTTGCTCGTGTATGAGGATGGCGAAGTGGATCAAACCTCGGTTGTCCCACTTGTTGATGGCGGGACCGAAGGCTTTAAAGGCAACGCCAGGGTCATTCTCCCAGGCTTGACAGCCTGCGTTGACTGTACACTTGAACTTTATCCTCCCCAG ATCAACTTCCCCATGTGCACAATAGCAACGATGCCTCGTTTGCCGGAACATTGCGTCGAATATGTACGGATACTACAGTGGCCAAAGGAGATGCCTTTTGGAG ACGGTGTAGCCTTGGACGGAGATGACCCAGAGCACATCCAGTGGGTGTTCCAGAGATCTCTGGAGAGGTCTGCAGAGTTCAACATAACAGGAGTCACTTACAGACTTACACAGG GTGTTGTCAAACGAATAATTCCAGCTGTTGCTTCTACGAATGCTGTCATTGCTG CTGCTTGTGCAACAGAGGTTTTCAAACTAGCAACAAG CGCCTACGTACCTCTTAGCAATTACATGGTGTTCAATGATGTGGACGGCTTATACACTTACACTTTTGAGGCAGAACGGAAG GAAAACTGCTCAGCCTGCAGTCAGATACCTCAGGATCTGCGCTTCACTCCTTCTTCTACCCTTCAGGAGGTTCTGAACTACCTCACTGAGAGCGCCTCCCT GCAAATGAAATCACCTGCTGTAACAGCAACTGTTGAAGGAAAGAGCAAAACTTTATATTTGCAG tCGGTTGCTTCAATCGAACAAAGGACACGGCCAAACCTTTCCAAAAGCTTGAGAG agctGGGCCTGACGGACGGACAAGAACTGGCCGTGGCCGATGTCACCACACCCCAAACCATGTTGTTCCGACTCTGCTTTACCTCATAA
- the tmf1 gene encoding TATA element modulatory factor: protein MSWFNASHLSSFAKQALTTAQKSIDRVLDIKEEDQWGDTVVMPYDDTTTPGKVSVSGGWGMTQWEAPAEEKATTPPLNSDAITTPVTRTVVDESENFFSAFLSPGDVPVTKAKVVSVPPVKSQRRTQETEKKSQGGLLQIQNEDGIAEPTEPTEQSVEGQTVADGQPDEAESSPAAPYTDAILLQPVSPVTSPGDHPFSPDCVKTDAESVPSESKTEPEPEDPPEQQVETDSPNSSESPPSEAKSSTPADPSTPTSTKEVLPGQKDSKPEDRQTDTPSPPVSAFSSGTSTTSDIEVLDHESVQSESSASSRQETGESKTGLHLMQGSFQLLTASTCGDFARLEDYHKLTESCGSSSDAFERIDSFSMQSLDSRSVSEVNSDDEIPGSRTLASVTAGPAPPTETCPKQEDGAEENAAEENDGKEEGYAETGKEQSLDEMEESGRSATPVNSEQPDELCAGVDDDAMFGSTCNEEEKSTPPITEEMKSVSPAQILELQKVIDDLSSRLEKRESQLLAVSKDKARLEEECDNLKDEVISLKEESSTVQSLKDEFTQRIADAERKAQLACKERDIAKKEIKGLREDLSTRLNSSDTMELIREKEEQIRGLLEEGEKLSKQQLQHSNIIKKLRVKEKECDSRITKQQKKIKEQEEELRHLQQVLDGKEEVEKQHRENIRKLNGVVEQQEKELSRLQTDDEELQEKNRSLQAALDSSYKELAELHKAQASRASEAEEVALSREIQAKEQLSLALEKAQEEARIQQEALANQVADLRIALQRTEQQQARKEDYLREEISELQQRLQEAETRNQELSQSVTSATRPLLRQIENLQASLGGQTASWEKLEKNISDRLADAQTQLAVAVEKERSAAEELLSIKSQLASLESQNSSVRQEKARVLAQLEAEKSKREKLEDESSREHAELTNLRGEHSRMLEEAKKEKLLLTNQLEMEKMKVEQEKKKCYLAQEALKEKERKAVTHSVGDPPAASTPSLSRSSSVNGMENAGLHTSVLSQDDCLDHSMGTITMSMSGTNLYEAARLSGGSSIMENLQSQLKLREGEIAQLQLEIASLERSRSVMAEELVRLTNQNDEMEEKVKDIPKLKIQLKDLEQRHNTILQMYGEKAEEAEELRLDLEDVKNMYKTQIDELLKNQK from the exons ATGAGTTGGTTCAACGCGTCTCACCTGTCCAGCTTCGCTAAACAAGCTTTGACGACAGCGCAGAAATCGATTGACCGAGTTCTGGACATCAAAGAAGAGGACCAATGGGGTGACACGGTTGTAATGCCTTATGACG ACACAACAACCCCTGGGAAGGTTTCAGTGAGTGGAGGATGGGGTATGACTCAGTGGGAAGCCCCCGCTGAAGAAAAGGCCACCACTCCTCCTCTCAACTCCGACGCCATTACTACGCCCGTCACTCGCACAGTTGTGGATGAATCCGAAAACTTTTTCAGTGCCTTCCTGTCACCAGGAGATGTCCCAGTGACCAAAGCAAAAGTTGTGTCTGTACCCCCTGTAAAGTCTCAAAGACGAACTCAAGAGACGGAGAAGAAAAGCCAAGGAGGTTTGCTGCAGATCCAAAACGAGGATGGGATTGCAGAGCCAACAGAACCTACAGAGCAGAGCGTTGAGGGTCAGACAGTGGCCGACGGCCAGCCGGATGAGGCCGAGTCCTCACCAGCAGCGCCTTACACTGATGCCATCCTCCTCCAGCCAGTCTCTCCAGTTACCTCCCCCGGTGACCACCCCTTCAGTCCTGACTGTGTGAAAACGGATGCTGAGTCGGTTCCATCAGAATCCAAAACGGAGCCGGAACCAGAAGATCCACCCGAGCAACAGGTAGAGACGGATTCCCCAAACTCCTCTGAGTCTCCTCCTTCTGAAGCTAAAAGCTCTACCCCGGCAGATCCCTCAACCCCCACGTCCACCAAGGAAGTTCTCCCGGGTCAAAAAGACTCCAAACCAGAGGACCGTCAGACCGACACGCCCTCTCCTCCGGTCAGCGCTTTCTCCTCAGGAACTTCCACCACAAGTGACATTGAAGTGCTCGACCACGAGAGCGTGCAGAGCGAAAGCTCGGCCAGCTCCAGGCAAGAAACCGGCGAGAGCAAAACCGGGCTTCACCTGATGCAGGGCTCCTTTCAGCTCCTCACTGCCTCCACCTGCGGGGATTTCGCTCGACTGGAAGACTATCACAAACTCACGGAGAGCTGCGGCTCCTCCTCGGACGCGTTCGAGCGCATCGATTCGTTCAGCATGCAGTCGCTGGACAGCCGGAGTGTCAGCGAGGTGAACTCGGACGACGAGATCCCCGGCAGCCGGACTCTGGCCTCCGTCACGGCGGGACCCGCTCCCCCGACGGAGACGTGTCCGAAGCAGGAGGACGGAGCGGAGGAGAACGCTGCCGAGGAGAACGACGGCAAGGAGGAGGGATACGCCGAGACGGGGAAGGAGCAGTCGCTGGACGAGATGGAGGAGAGCGGAAGGAGCGCGACTCCTGTAAACAGCGAGCAGCCAGATGAGTTGTGCGCTGGTGTTGATGATGATGCGATGTTTGGTTCTACCTGCAACGAAGAAGAAAAGAGCACTCCACCAATCACAGAAGAGATGAAAAGTGTCTCACCTGCCCAGATACTGGAGCTGCAAAAG GTTATTGATGATCTGTCAAGCCGCCTTGAGAAGAGAGAGTCTCAGCTGCTGGCTGTTAGCAAAGACAAGGCCAGGCTGGAGGAGGAGTGCGACAATTTAAAAGA TGAAGTGATAAGCCTGAAGGAAGAGAGCTCCACTGTGCAGTCCCTGAAAGACGAGTTCACTCAGCGCATAGCAGACGCAGAAAGAAAGGCTCAGCTGGCCTGCAAGGAGAGAGACATCGCCAAAAAG GAGATCAAAGGCTTGCGAGAAGATCTTAGTACAAGACTGAACTCGAGTGATACGATGGAGCTCatcagagagaaggaggagcagATCAGAGGTCTGCTGGAAGAGG GTGAAAAACTGTcgaaacagcagctgcaacacaGTAACATCATCAAGAAACTGCGTGTGAAGGAAAAAGAGTGTGACAGCAGGATTACcaagcagcaaaagaaaatcaaggaGCAAGAGGAGGAGCTTAGGCATCTGCAGCAG GTTCTAGACGggaaggaggaggtggagaagcagcacagagagaacatCAGGAAGCTGAACGGTGTGGTGGAGCAGCAGGAGAAGGAGCTGAGCAGGCTGCAGACGGATGACGAGGAactgcaggagaaaaacaggAGCCTCCAAGCTGCCCTAGACAGCTCttataa AGAGCTGGCAGAGCTTCACAAGGCTCAGGCTAGCAGAGCGAGCGAGGCTGAAGAGGTGGCTCTAAGCAGGGAAATCCAGGCCAAGGAGCAGCTGAGTTTAGCTCTTGAAAAGGCTCAGGAGGAGGCCAGGATCCAGCAGGAGGCGCTTGCCAACCAG GTGGCTGACCTGAGGATAGCTCTGCAGAGGACGGAGCAACAGCAGGCCAGGAAAGAAGATTATTTGAGGGAGGAGATCAGTGAGCTTCAGCAG AGACTGCAGGAGGCAGAGACCAGGAACCAGGAGCTCAGCCAGAGTGTCACCTCAGCAACGCGGCCTCTGCTGCGACAAATCGAGAACCTACAAGCCTCGCTGGGCGGCCAAACCGCATCCTGGGAGAAACTGGAGAAGAACATTTCCGATAGGCTAG CGGACGCCCAGACTCAGCTGGCTGTCGCCGTGGAGAAGGAGCGATCGGCAGCAGAGGAACTGTTGTCCATCAAGTCCCAGCTGGCTTCTTTGGAATCCCAGAATTCCTCGGTCCGGCAGGAAAAAGCCAGAGTCTTGGCTCAGCTGGAGGCGGAGAAAAGCAAAAGGGAGAAACTGGAGGATGAGAGCAGCAG GGAGCATGCGGAACTAACAAACCTGAGAGGAGAACACAGTCGGATGCTAGAAGAGGCCAAGAAAGAAAAG CTACTGCTGACCAACCAGCTAGAGATGGAAAAGATGAAGGTGgagcaagagaagaagaaatgctATCTCGCACAAGAAGCACTGAAGGAAAAG GAGCGTAAAGCTGTAACACACTCTGTTGGAGATCCGCCAGCGGCTTCCACGCCGTCCTTGTCCCGCTCCAGCTCTGTTAACGGGATGGAAAACGCTGGACTGCACACCTCTGTTCTGTCGCAG GATGACTGTTTGGACCACTCAATGGGAACAATCACCATGTCGATGAGTGGAACCAACCTGTACGAGGCAGCAAGGTTGTCTGGAGGCTCCAGCATCATGGAGAACCTCCAGTCCCAGCTTAAACTGAGAGAAGGAGAGATAGCTCAGTTGCAG CTCGAGATCGCCAGTTTGGAGAGAAGTCGCTCAGTGATGGCAGAAGAGCTGGTTCGGCTCACAAATCAAAACGATGAGATGGAGGAGAAAGTGAAGGACATCCCAAAGTTGAAAATTCAACTCAAG GATCTGGAGCAGAGGCACAACACCATCCTGCAGATGTATGGAGAAAAGGCTGAGGAAGCAGAGGAACTGAGGCTGGACCTTGAAGATgtcaaaaatatgtataaaactcAGATTGATGAATTACTAAAGAATCAGAAATAA